GTTATTCTCTTAAGTAGTTTATGTACTCATTGTAGATGAGGTTTTACACTTGTTTGTCTATGTTTTCTGAAATGTATTTGCAATGGGTTTCCAGATCACCAGATGCTTGGTTACTCTGCCAAGATCTCGTTAGTGGATGTGAATACCCttcataaaaaagtttttctggCTCTTCTTTTGAAACTGCAGTTGATGCAATATAGTGAGAATTGAATGAACTATCTAGAAAATAACAATGCCTTTCTGCTCTTCGTCACTCTagttacaaacaaacaagagcTTTATAGCTTTGATAAATAGTATGCTGCTTCTCTTGTCTCAAGCACTCCTCTAAAACTTACACAGCCATAGCAAGTAGGTTTTCATCCTTTTGTGTATCCTTTTGTAGGTGGTTAAATATCATTCAGCTGGAGACATTCACAAAGGATCCCCATCATCAGCTGCAGAAGCCTCTCGAAATAAGTCTCCTTTCTCCAGATCCTTGGAGGCACTTGATTCAAGTCTCCGTTGATACTACATCTATCGACTGTGGCCGGTATTGTACTaagcctttttttcttttctttctggtGGATATTTTTTGCACACATTTAATTATATAGACATAGAAAGAAGCCTTTTAGGCCTCTTAACCAGTGGAAAATTGCAAGTGTTGACAATCCTACTTTGCAGCATTTGCGCTTCTTAGCTTCTCAGATTTGCCTGGTAGTTTCCAATTCGCAGGAAGATAGCTTTTGGCTAGAGGAACTTCACTGAACAATCTAAAGTCCATATATACTTGAAGAATGCAGATCGGAATTTTACATAGTGGGTGACACAAGAACCATTTGCCTTAAATCATCACTGATTTTACTCAAAACTGTATAGATTTGGTGTGACATATGGACTTAGGAATGTACATATCAGCATTCTTTTCTGTAAATGAAAAATACATTCTTTTGAGGTGAATTGGAGATTTAGTATAAAGATCTTCGTTTCTTTTGATCCAAACATTTGGTACTCATTGTATCTTCTTCGTTCGTTTTTTTTAACTCAAGTTTCCTACACATGATGATGAGTATGAGTCATCTGATGTATATAGAGGGCGTGTCATGGGGCCTGACGTTGAACGACCAGCAGCCCAAAGTTGCGTGGTAgaattactaattaaattaatctggcccagtaaaaataaaataaaaatggtttcGTGCAAATTAATTGTTTGACCTAAGAAAATCGAAAACTTATCCACGTCTGACTAATTAGCTTTTGCTGATTAAGAGAGAGATTAGATTAATAGTTTTGAAAAAGGTAGTCAAACCAAagacccaaaccaaaaaaaaaaaaaagtctgcgTGGATCTGCAGCCGTTTTCATTACCCACAAAAATCTCCGCTCGACGATGACGATGATCCCACTCTGCTGAAATTTTTTGGGTTTCGCTCTCGATTGTTTCCTAGTCTTCGCCNNNNNNNNNNNNNNNNNNNNNNNNNNNNNNNNNNNNNNNNNNNNNNNNNNNNNNNNNNNNNNNNNNNNNNNNNNNNNNNNNNNNNNNNNNNNNNNNNNNNNNNNNNNNNNNNNNNNNNNNNNNNNNNNNNNNNNNNNNNNNNNNNNNNNNNNNNNNNNNNNNNNNNNNNNNNNNNNNNNNNNNNNNNNNNNNNNNNNNNNNNNNNNNNNNNNNNNNNNNNNNNNNNNNNNNNNNNNNNNNNNNNNNNNNNNNNNNNNNNNNNNNNNNNNNNNNNNNNNNNNNNNNNNNNNNNNNNNNNNNNNNNNNNNNNNNNNNNNNNNNNNNNNNNNNNNNNNNNNNNNNNNNNNNNNNNNNNNNNNNNNNNNNNNNNNNNNNNNNNNNNNNNNNNNNNNNNNNNNNNNNNNNNNNNNNNNNNNNNNNNNNNNNNNNNNNNNNNNNNNNNNNNNNNNNNNNNNNNNNNNNNNNNNNNNNNNNNNNNNNNNNNNNNNNNNNNNNNNNNNNNNNNNNNNNNNNNNNNNNNNNNNNNNNNNNNNNNNNNNNNNNNNNNNNNNNNNNNNNNNNNNNNNNNNNNNNNNNNNNNNNNNNNNNNNNNNNNNNNNNNNNNNNNNNNNNNNNNNNNNNNNNNNNNNNNNNNNNNNNNNNNNNNNNNNNNNNNNNNNNNNNNNNNNNNNNNNNNNNNNNNNNNNNNNNNNNNNNNNNNNNNNNNNNNNNNNNNNNNNNNNNNNNNNNNNNNNNNNNNNNNNNNNNNNNNNNNNNNNNNNNNNNNNNNNNNNNNNNNNNNNNNNNNNNNNNNNNNNNNNNNNNNNNNNNNNNNNNNNNNNNNNNNNNNNNNNNNNNNNNNNNNNNNNNNNNNNNNNNNNNNNNNNNNNNNNNNNNNNNNNNNNNNNNNNNNNNNNNNNNNNNNNNNNNNNNNNNNNNNNNNNNNNNNNNNNNNNNNNNNNNNNNNNNNNNNNNNNNNNNNNNNNNNNNNNNNNNNNNNNNNNNNNNNNNNNNNNNNNNNNNNNNNNNNNNNNNNNNNNNNNNNNNNNNttttttttttttttttttttttctgagtttcGAAGAGGTAAAATGTTGTCccgattcctctgttttttttattttctgggttGTGTTGTTCGAATTACCTCTTCGGAAAACCCTAATCTAATAATTATATCATCCGACAAGCGAGATTGACTATAGTGAGTGAATacgattttgagttttttttaatctgttgattataattttgttttggctgTGGTTTGATATCGTTTCTGCATTTTCATTTGGTTTAAAAATCTCTCagtgtttttttcatttggCAATTAAAGCAGAGAGTGGTGGTGGTGCTATAATGGAAGATGCAACAGAGACGACGACTACGTATTGGTGTCACATGTGTTCTCGATCGGTGAATCCAGCGATTGAAGGTGAGATCATCACATGCAACTTCTGTCTAAGCGGATTCGTTGAGGAAATGGATGATAACAATCCTCCTCCTCAAGATTCCGTTACcgttgatgatgatcatcatcatcatactgcGGATTCTCTCTGGGCTCCCATCTTGATGGGGATGATGAACAGTCATCATGACCAACAACATCATCAGGGAGACTCTGAATCTCTTGTTGAAGACGAAgatgacaatgaaaatgatgatgatgatgatgatgatgatgatgaggacaatgatggagaagaagttgATATAAATAGGCAACTTGAAGCTATTAGGAGGATAAGGAGTAGGCACTCAGCTGCCATTACCAATCTCCTTCAAGGGATACGAGCTGGCTTATTGGTAGAATCTGAGACTAATCCTGATAACAGCGAGCTTGTTCTCTTGATCAACTCCTTTAACCAAACCATCAGTGTTCATCAAGACTCCATCGACACCACAACTTCTGTGCCTTCTGGATCTTTAGGTGACTATTTCATTGGACCTGGGTTCGAGGCCTTGCTTCAGCGTTTGGCTGAGAATGATTTAAACAACCGGTACGGTACACCTCCAGCTACTAAAGAAGCTGTTGAGGCGCTAGGGATTGTGAAAATCGAAGATGGTTTGTTGCAATGTACTGTGTGTTTGGATGATTTTGAGATTGGTATGGAGGTGAAAGAGATGCCTTGTAAGCATAAGTTTCATAGCGACTGCTTGTTGCCGTGGCTTGAACTTCATAGCTCGTGCCCTGTGTGTAGATATCTGCTTCCtactggtgatgatgatggtgagacaAAGACTGATGGAGAAGGTTTgagaaacaatgaagaagatatcAGTGTTGATTCTGTGGTGGTGGGGaatggatcatcatcatcaccagacTCAAGTTTGAACAATTCATCAGCTTACTAAAAAACTTAAGGCTCACAATTTGAGTCAAGGTTACTTGAACAGAGAGGATCATTTGAGATCCGTCATTTagtattttatgtttattttgtttgcacATAGTTTTTTCGGATTTGGTGGAAAATGGATTCTCTGGAATTAATTACAACATTTTCTTGCTGATTAAATGTTTCAAATTTGTTCCTGTTAGTTCATTACAAAAATCATTAAGAATCACAACTAGATTAATAGTTAACTTATGCAGAGTCATCCCAATCTTCTTTTGAGCAGAAGACTTGATCTTGTCTCTAGTACGATTGTTTCAAATATCTTCACGCGGTAATTTGGAAACCTTAGATTTcctttaaaaaatgaaaaaaaaaaatagaaggaaaATGTCAACCAAGTTAAAAAGAGTACGTACAATTCGAAAGCTCTGTTAGCATTATATAATAAACCATAGTCGTatgtttgatttgatataaatacacatatttaCTGCATAGTTAGTCCGTACCATTTCAACACAAAACTAGAAGAAATGAAAGGGAAGTTGTGGTTGATCAGCTCGCTTTTGGTTCTCTCCTTGGTGATTTCATCGGTCTCAGCTCAACCAGAGAAGTTTCGCAAACTTagtgagtaatttttttttttgtgttttcatggAATATAGGTAGTATACACACCCACTTATAAATATGAATAATTTATACGtatgttatggttacataaacTCTTATTAAGTTGTAGGCTTGTAGCATACCAACAATAGAAAGGAGTCAACACATAGTAATTTGCAGAATGATCAATTggtttgataatatatatgatgcaGTGGTTCTACAATTTCTGAACTGGTAGAGTGATTCCATAGTTTCGAACTGTTTTtcccacttttttttcttgaattggtcagttgaaaaaaaagaagaaggtattagggacaaaaaaaaaatgattccttgattttaattttcttattttgtattCATCAGTTGATTCTTGTTTTATATAGTAAGAAGTTGGATAACACATGTGCCAGTTTTGGATTTATACTAAATTTATATGTTCATCCTTAATTTTTCTAGAAGAAGATTTAAGAGCGTCAATGAAGATCGAAACACCTCGTAGTGTGTCGCCACCAGGACATGGATGTAACAGCAAGTCACATCCGAATCGTGGATCTTGTAAAAAGCCGCCCGGCCATGGCAATTAGAAAGACcagttttataaaatgtacaaacatcaagatttcacaaccaAACTATATTTGAGTGATATATAATTTGTGTAGTTTGATATAAAATGGTGAGAAAATTGCATTAAATGGCAATAAAAAAGATTGGATTAAGACAAAGATAGGGGGTTACTCCATGGTAAACAAAATGAGCTATAACATAATTTGGACGGTTGTATCTATATAATTCAAACAtgacaactatttttttttccctatattATGGTACTTCTATCATATGAGAGAGTTTGATAATCATCTTGGGTTTCACATTATCATTTAAAGTGTTGAAATCATTTATTTGGTAATATGCATGCTATTTTTCTACATTATCATTTGAATTTAAGAATTTTCACTCCATTCGATATCATTTTAGCAAATTTTCAtctataatacaaaaaaatcacGAATACTTTCATTAAGCGAAATTTCCCTCAAAGTTTGAATCACATATAGATATAGTTCTTACAATATATAGTTAAGATTGTAAATCTTTTTAACCTAATACTTTGGTAAACATTGTATATTAGgtttaaatgtttaataatTTGATAAGAATTCTAGTATTGAACGATATGAATTTTCACACAGGATATATATAAGATTAACAGAGAACACAAAACACGTCCACACTTTGAACActtgaaaactgaaaacaataAACACTTTAAAACCCTATAAAGAATATAGccaatagaaaaataatctCCAAAGTgcataataaaaagaaagaaaaaaaatctttatattcGACTAAACTCCTCTCGTATCTCACCTTATTGTGCCTCATTCTTTCTCTCAAAGACTTCGTGTTGAAAGAGCGACCAGTActctcttgtctctctctctctctctctctctctcaaacaaaaCACGAACaattcttcctcctcttttgttcttgtttggCAACTCCAGATTCTCACAGNNNNNNNNNNNNNNNNNNNNNNNNNNNNNNNNNNNNNNNNNNNNNNNNNNNNNNNNNNNNNNNNNNNNNNNNNNNNNNNNNNNNNNNNNNNNNNNNNNNNNNNNNNNNNNNNNNNNNNNNNNNNNNNNNNNNNNNNNNNNNNNNNNNNNNNNNNNNNNNNNNNNNNNNNNNNNNNNNNNNNNNNNNNNNNNNNNNNNNNNNNNNNNNNNNNNNNNNNNNNNNNNNNNNNNNNNNNNNNNNNNNNNNNNNNNNNNNNNNNNNNNNNNNNNNNNNNNNNNNNNNNNNNNNNNNNNNNNNNNNNNNNNNNNNNNNNNNNNNNNNNNNNNNNNNNNNNNNNNNNNNNNNNNNNNNNNNNNNNNNNNNNNNNNNNNNNNNNNNNNNNNNNNNNNNNNNNNNNNNNNNNNNNNNNNNNNNNNNNNNNNNNNNNNNTGTTTGGCAATTCACGTTTTCGTGTTTAGCTTTTCCTCTTTCTGGGTCTTCTTGTGTCAACAACGCAACGCTAACTGCTTTATCCCTATAAATCGAGAAACTTTACAATCGGGAGATTGCTGAATCCTTCTTTAAACATCAAAGTACCCAACTTTTTGGTTGTTGTGTGTTTCCATGTTTTTTGTCGTAAAGGTTTCGACTTTTGCTGCTTCTTGTTTCATACCATTGTTGATATGTTCGTCTCGTGGGTTAATCCGTTACGAGATCATTGAGAAATTACATGCCGTCTACGGTacaactttgtttttatattcGGGATCGATGCTTTTATGGGCTTTGCTTTTTGATCAGGTCTGATTTAGCGAATCTGGGTCTCTGTTTCAACTTAATTTGGCTCTGAAAACACTTTATCTTTTTCCTCCGCTTCGGTGCTTTTGTGGGTTTTGCTCTAATTTATGTGtctgttgtttgttttaatgatCAAAGAGGTGAATTGAATCGAATGTATTTGTTGgtatctttcaatttctcaagtTTGTTGAATCTTCAGTTTGATACTGTGATCTGAAATATCTGAGCTTTATACTTTACCCCGTCGTGTTGGTAACGACAATGTATGTATCTGGGCTCTTGTCATTGGTTCATACTTAGGATAATGAATTTCTAAGTTCCATCTTTAatctttgtgtgtttcttggtgTTTGATCTTGTACGTATCTGATTTGCCAGGAAACTATGATGATTGAGATGTTCTTGATTTTTACATCTGCTTCAACAGTTTTTGAGAGTCAATATTGAAAATGCAGCTCTTTTGCTCTCCTTTCAGGTTTCACTACGTTGAGCATGGAAGGGGAGAATACTATTATGGAAGAAGCAGTTGTTATGGAAGATTCCTATGATGATGGATTTAGCTGTGGAGATGCACAAGTTGAGCCTCGTGTTGGAGATGAGTTTCAGGTCGAGATTCCTCCTATGATGTCTGCATCTGAGCGTGCTGTGTTTCTTTCCACTCCTGTTGCTGCTTTGGATGATTCTTCTTACTCCTTTCTCGTCGGACTACCTGTCCAAGTAATGTGGATTGACAAACGTAGAAGAGGACAAGGAAATGGAGATGATAACGTTGACATGAACCAATCTTTGAAATCTTTAAGAGCCAAGAAAAGCCGTTGCTCTGCCAAGAACAGAGGCAAGAAGAGTGACAAGAGTTCTGAATCCAAGAAGCAAAGACTGAATCTTGAGGCTGTTCCTGCGATACCGTCCAGTTCTTGGGAAGATGTTGAAGTGGCTAGCTTTGTTCTTGGTCTGTATACATTTGGGAAGAACTTTACTCAGGTGAAGAGTTTCATGGAGACCAAAGCAATAGGAGAGATTGTGTTGTTTTACTATGGGAAG
The Camelina sativa cultivar DH55 chromosome 15, Cs, whole genome shotgun sequence DNA segment above includes these coding regions:
- the LOC104745587 gene encoding E3 ubiquitin-protein ligase CIP8-like; its protein translation is MEDATETTTTYWCHMCSRSVNPAIEGEIITCNFCLSGFVEEMDDNNPPPQDSVTVDDDHHHHTADSLWAPILMGMMNSHHDQQHHQGDSESLVEDEDDNENDDDDDDDDDEDNDGEEVDINRQLEAIRRIRSRHSAAITNLLQGIRAGLLVESETNPDNSELVLLINSFNQTISVHQDSIDTTTSVPSGSLGDYFIGPGFEALLQRLAENDLNNRYGTPPATKEAVEALGIVKIEDGLLQCTVCLDDFEIGMEVKEMPCKHKFHSDCLLPWLELHSSCPVCRYLLPTGDDDGETKTDGEGLRNNEEDISVDSVVVGNGSSSSPDSSLNNSSAY